AACACTGGCTCTAGATCTTCACAAACCCAGATTACCGACACACAGATATACAATACATTACAGAACAATGCTAATTCAATCAGAACTGTTAACCCTAGAAATATGCCGGATATGCAAATGTTGGAAGCCTCTTTGGCCTCTGGGGGACAGCAGACAGCTAGTTCCGCCGACTTACTGACATATGATTCCATTGGAACAAATTCTGTTAATGAAAAGCCAGTAGCTGGTGTAGATCAAATGCTCGCAGATATGAATCTAGGTGCATTTGATACTATGTTGCTAGAAACGACTAATGCGGGTGGTCCAACGGTACAAAAAATTAACCAGACGACGAAAGGTGGGGTATCAACATCGTTAGTAGATACAACGAGCTTAGATTTGACCTCAACATCTACGGGTTCTTCTGCTTTAACATCTGTTGATACAACTGGCAGTCAAACAGGATCAGCAGTAGATGCAACATTCTCCCAGCAGACAGCAGGCACACAAATCAATGCGCAATTTGCAGATATGCCACCAGCAGAACCCTTTGACTTTTCCACTATGACACAGGCAGAAATGGAACAAATGATTCAAATGTATGGCGGTATGCAAGCACTAGAACCATATCTTAACGAACCTGTTCCCGCCAACACAGGTGCACCAATAACATCTATAGTATCAGACACAGCTTCATCTTCAGCCGATAAAACCGCAACAGCTAGTACGTCACAGACGTCAGTTATAGAAACATCAGGTACCACCAGTACTAGCACAGCCACTGCCGAAACAGTTAATTCTGATATGTctacaataaaacaatttttgaatCCTGCACTTTTTGACACTTCCTCTGCAAATCAGGGAGCATCATCTGCCCAAACGATTACATCAAGCGCTACAAATCAGCAAGCAGAGGCGGATCTTAATGCAATAATGAATGCAATAAATCCAAATGGTGCACCCTTAGATCCAAACGACACAATAAGTCTCGCTGATCTGCTCGCTGGCAGGTTCACACCATCTTCCGTTGCAGCTGCTAGTAACCAACCTCCTCCTACGgcatacgacacacaaccatcaCAAAACTCAGATGTTGCCCAGTTATCTATCAACACTGTGCAAGATTCAAAAACAGAAGTATCGAAAAGTGGTGCAAGTTTTACACCTCTTGGACAGATCGGCGCAGGCTCAGAGTTAAGCTGGGCTTCGTCAGACCAAGTATCTTCACAGCCAGCTGAACAGCCTAATTTCATATGGGACCCTGTCCAGATGAAGTGGGTACAGCCATCTGTTTCAGCCACAGGGACAGCACCAGCATCTTCACAAGCCTCCGAAGGAACTCGGTCAACCTCAGCATTGTCCCAAACATCAACAGGAAGTCAGCAGTACCAACAATCCCAACAACTATCTCAGAGTCAGACTGTTCAACAAAACATCTCTAAATCTGGTACTGATATATCAGCGACAGACATGTCTATGCACGGTCTATCACTTTCATCACAAACCGGCCCTTCGGCAAACTACGTTTCAGGCAAAACCGACACATCATCATTTGGGTCACCGATTTTAGGGAATATTGATACCACATCAGCGTCTGCATCTGGAAGTGATATAACTATGTTCGAATCGTCTTCTTTATTTGGCAGCACGGATACAAGGTCCACAGGGCAAAGCACTAAGAACATGTCGCCCTCAGGAACTTCTTCATTAACGAACAAGAAGGACACCACATCATCTAGTCAGGCTCTAAACGATGTGTCAGTATATGGATCCCTTGGAACAGTCGATGCCTCATATAACGGACAGACGTCAAAAGATATTATCATGACTGATTCCTCTGCAACATCATCTGGACAGACTGGTACCCCATATAGCGGACAGACATCAAAGGATATTATCATGACTGATTCCTCTGCAACATCATCTGGACAGACTGGTACCTCATATAGTGGACAGACATCAAAAGATGTTACCATGACTGATCCCTCTGCAACAGCATCTGGACAGATTGGTACCTCATATAGCGGACAGACTTCAAAAGATATTATCATGACTGATTCCTCTGCAACAGCATCTGGACAGACTGGTACCTCATATAGCGGAAAGACATCAAATGATGTTACCATGACTGATTCTTCTGTAACATCATCTTCTGGACAGACTGATATTACATCAACGGTAACTGGGGCTGCGGACAAATCTGTATCTTCATCAAAAAGCAATTTGAGCGTTATTCAGACTGATATTGGTAAGGCAAGTCTTTCCGACCTAATTCCAATTGGCGAACATACATCGGCACTAATGACGGAGAAAGCATATCCGTCAACTCTCAATGTTGACCGGTCACCAACAGTATCTACAGCCGGATCAGACAAAGTGAAAATCGACTATCCGACAACGTTGTCACCAGTAGTAGAATCTCCGCCACCGCCGACTGGTATACCGAGTGCAAGAGAGCAGTACTTGTTTATGCAGGAAAGAAAGAAACAACAAGAACTGCAACTTTTATTGGAACAACAGAGGAGTGAACTTAGGCGAATGGAAGAACTTCGcagaaaacaacaagaaaaaatggCTTTAGAAAAGCAGCGAAttgaatatgaaaaacaacaacttGCTTTGAGAAGACAGCAGATGGAATTAGAGGCTTTACGCCAAGAACAGACAGTGCAGAGACAGTTTATTCAGCAACAAAAGAAGCAACTAGAAGCAGAAAGATTAAGAATTGAGAGTCAAAGATTAAAAGAAATTGAGCTAATAAAACAGCAAGCTGCCGAAGCCGAAAGGAAGAGAATACTCCTAGAacagcaaaaacaaaaagaaattgaaCTGGCTAGAAAACAAGCTGCAGAAAAGGAAAGGTTACGACTTGAAGCAGTCAGGAGGAAGGAAGCCGCTGAAGCCGCAGAAAGAGAAAGAATACGAATTGCTGCTGAGAAAAGAAGACGTGCTTTAGCAGCTGAGCACGAAAGAATAAGAATAGCAAAAGTCAGAGCTGAAGCAGAAGCCAGAGCAAGAGCACTATCTGAAGCAAAAGCAAAAGCGGAAGCTAGGGCAAGAGCAGAAGCAGAAGCGAGAGCAAAGGCAGAAGCAAGGGCAAAGGCTCTCATCGAAGCAAAAGCTAAAGCTGAAGCAGAAGCTAAAGCAAAAGCAGAAGCTGCAGCGGCAGCAGAAGcagctgcagcagcagcagcagcagcaattaTAGCTCAGTAACACAGGTAACTAGTGTTGTTTCCATGGAAACTAATACTTCAGAGTCTGCAAACGGAACATCTTTCACACCTATCGGCTCTGTTGGTGGTGCTGGACCCGATGCAGATGCGGCTACAATAGCAGCATGGCAAGCAGTCGTGAAAGCTGCCCAAATAAATGCTGGTGGTGGTTCGGCTGATGCAAGTTCACTTATATCACAACAACAgttgcaacaacaacaacaacaacagcagcaaatTTTGAATCCAAATTGGATGAGTATGTTCCCTGGGATGATACCACAGCAGATTCCAGTGGTGACCCCAGCTCCTCCAACACCGCAAACTGGACTTGCAGGCCTTGGCCTTGATGCCGCAGCACTCATGCAACTATTAAACCTTCAGCAACAACAGAATAAACCAACAACTGCTCCCACTACAAAAGCCCCTCCTACCACTACCCAGAAACCAAGAAGAAAAATTCCTATCCGACCTGACCCAAAGACTAGAGAGTTTGTAAGAAACATGTTTATTGATAATATGGCCCCAGGCGTAGACCCTTTATCTATTCTTATTGGTCTGACTCCAGaaatgttgatgaaatctggAGTCAATCCTCTTATCGCTAATAGTGGAGATCTCGCAAGAATTGTTCCTGCTGTAGAAAGGGCGCTTGGAATTTCGTTAAAACCAATACCAGTTCGTCCAGGCCCAGGAGGCAGGGCAGCGG
This DNA window, taken from Mercenaria mercenaria strain notata chromosome 19, MADL_Memer_1, whole genome shotgun sequence, encodes the following:
- the LOC123541925 gene encoding translation initiation factor IF-2-like, producing the protein METNTSESANGTSFTPIGSVGGAGPDADAATIAAWQAVVKAAQINAGGGSADASSLISQQQLQQQQQQQQQILNPNWMSMFPGMIPQQIPVVTPAPPTPQTGLAGLGLDAAALMQLLNLQQQQNKPTTAPTTKAPPTTTQKPRRKIPIRPDPKTREFVRNMFIDNMAPGVDPLSILIGLTPEMLMKSGVNPLIANSGDLARIVPAVERALGISLKPIPVRPGPGGRAAAAATPPSGFQPLNIRGRGGPDTPGSARREFMLQQRMMNEMMGLLGLGPEPLEPGDPGYRGPGARSGRGAAGGPMGGGMAGRGRPLEMTDAQQIAIERQMAQGRGPAHGPGMGGGAGFGGGGGFGGGPMGGAGGGMGGAAGGQQSALNAQMEMLGL